One Chlorobaculum limnaeum genomic window carries:
- a CDS encoding geranylgeranyl reductase family protein: MQRYDVVISGAGLAGCSAALSLARQGLRVALLDKACFPREKICGDGVTAASTELLEEMGVLEMLRQRPGSLTEFRGATFVSPGGTVVQGRILRNGHLSGSSYVIPRMVLDDSLVSRVKEHSSITFLDKTTVTGLVMDGDRARGVATSAGEFCGRIIIAADGAYSPIAKQLDLWNRDKSQQGFAMRAWFSGVEGLGDSIELCYDKAMLPGYGWIFPAGEQRANVGVFLLPRFTDQRTLKRLFERFVGEHHYAVGRLKNAVMEPGTLKSWPLPFGSFAGKRGRSNVLLAGDAGSFIDPITGEGIYYALKTGRYAAEAVAHALERNDESAALTRYEQLWRGEFSTRVYVPGYAFQHFMNNEWFVETFMRYTARKQHRADLLADVVVHNRKRRDLFKLLNPFY; encoded by the coding sequence ATGCAGCGCTATGATGTGGTGATTTCCGGCGCCGGGCTTGCCGGTTGCTCAGCGGCTTTGTCTCTGGCCCGGCAAGGATTGCGTGTGGCCTTGCTCGACAAGGCGTGCTTTCCGAGAGAGAAGATTTGCGGAGACGGCGTAACCGCCGCTTCGACCGAGCTGCTCGAAGAGATGGGCGTGCTGGAGATGCTCCGTCAGCGGCCCGGCAGCCTGACGGAGTTCAGGGGCGCGACCTTTGTTTCGCCCGGCGGTACGGTAGTGCAGGGCAGGATTTTGCGGAATGGCCATCTTAGCGGCAGCTCTTACGTCATTCCGAGAATGGTGCTTGACGACTCCCTCGTTTCTCGCGTCAAAGAGCACTCTTCGATCACTTTTCTCGACAAGACAACCGTCACCGGTCTCGTTATGGATGGCGACAGGGCACGGGGCGTTGCTACCTCAGCCGGGGAGTTTTGCGGAAGAATCATCATCGCTGCTGACGGGGCGTATTCGCCGATAGCGAAACAGCTCGATCTCTGGAACCGCGACAAAAGCCAGCAGGGATTCGCCATGCGGGCGTGGTTTTCGGGGGTCGAGGGGCTGGGGGATTCAATCGAGCTGTGTTATGACAAGGCGATGCTTCCGGGCTATGGCTGGATCTTTCCCGCCGGTGAGCAGCGGGCCAACGTCGGGGTATTTCTTTTGCCGCGCTTCACCGATCAGCGAACGCTCAAGCGCCTCTTCGAGCGTTTCGTCGGCGAACACCACTACGCGGTGGGCAGGTTGAAGAACGCCGTCATGGAGCCGGGCACGCTCAAAAGCTGGCCGCTGCCGTTCGGCTCCTTTGCAGGCAAACGGGGCCGGAGCAACGTGCTGCTCGCGGGCGACGCCGGAAGCTTCATCGACCCGATCACCGGCGAAGGCATCTACTACGCGCTGAAAACCGGACGCTACGCCGCCGAAGCGGTCGCCCACGCGCTGGAGCGTAACGACGAATCGGCGGCGTTGACCCGCTACGAGCAGCTCTGGCGGGGCGAGTTTTCGACCCGCGTCTATGTTCCCGGTTACGCATTTCAGCATTTCATGAACAATGAGTGGTTCGTGGAAACCTTCATGCGCTACACCGCCAGAAAACAGCACCGCGCCGACCTCCTCGCCGACGTCGTCGTCCACAACCGCAAACGCCGCGACCTGTTCAAACTGCTGAATCCGTTTTATTGA
- a CDS encoding biotin/lipoyl-containing protein, which translates to MQLSLTIDGKKYVVDVEVIEGEEVRMPASFPQPVSTIQSRNPEPPPAARPQPAKPVADNLPDEKVCRSPIAGIVNRVNVQVGQKLQVNDLLVVLEAMKMETNITAHTAGTVKAILATPGEAVKSGQALIEFE; encoded by the coding sequence GTGCAGTTAAGTCTGACTATAGATGGGAAAAAATATGTGGTGGATGTCGAGGTGATCGAGGGCGAGGAGGTGCGAATGCCCGCCTCTTTCCCGCAGCCGGTATCCACGATCCAGTCCCGCAACCCTGAGCCGCCGCCCGCCGCCCGGCCCCAACCGGCCAAGCCGGTGGCGGACAATCTGCCGGACGAAAAGGTGTGCCGCAGCCCGATAGCCGGTATCGTGAACCGCGTCAACGTGCAGGTAGGCCAGAAGTTACAGGTCAACGACCTGCTCGTGGTGCTCGAAGCGATGAAGATGGAAACCAACATCACCGCCCACACCGCCGGAACAGTCAAAGCCATCCTTGCCACCCCCGGCGAAGCCGTCAAAAGCGGCCAGGCGCTGATAGAGTTCGAGTAG
- a CDS encoding acyl-CoA carboxylase subunit beta codes for MPEHIKSIEEKIEELNRKRERIQLGGGQERIDKQHAGGSLTARERIAVLLDQDSFLESGLFAEHRCTNFGMQGKPMPADGVVTGAGSVDGRLVHLACQDFTVGGGSAGEVHCRKIVQMMQASLKTGSPFIVVNDSGGARIQEGIESLSGYGQVFYNNVMLSGVVPQISLICGPCAGGAAYSPALTDFIIQTRSACMFITGPSVIKAVTGEEVTAEEIGGPAAQMNISGVVHFVAEDDRDAMAICRRLLSFLPSNNLEDPPQWDAEEIILPDKYLNTIIPVDSRQSYDVRDVVARLVDRADFMEVQEHFARNIVIGFARIQGRSVGIVANQPAVMAGVLDIDASDKAARFIRFCNAFNIPLVTLVDVPGFLPGVEQEYGGIIRHGAKMLFAYSAATVPKITVVMRKAYGGAYLAMCSKDLDADRVISWPTAEIAVMGAEGAVDVIFRNEIRKADDPKAKRQELIAEYKESFSTPYAAASAMKVDDVIEPAETRRYLAMSLDILHSKREFRPQKKHGLIPL; via the coding sequence ATGCCAGAACATATCAAGAGCATTGAAGAAAAAATAGAGGAACTGAACCGGAAACGGGAGAGGATTCAGCTCGGCGGCGGGCAGGAGCGCATCGACAAGCAACATGCGGGCGGAAGCCTGACGGCTCGCGAGCGTATCGCCGTGCTGCTCGATCAGGACAGCTTTCTCGAAAGCGGCCTTTTCGCCGAGCACCGCTGCACCAACTTCGGTATGCAGGGCAAGCCGATGCCCGCCGATGGCGTCGTGACCGGCGCGGGCAGCGTGGACGGGCGGCTCGTGCATCTGGCGTGTCAGGATTTCACCGTCGGCGGCGGTTCGGCGGGCGAGGTGCACTGCCGCAAGATCGTGCAGATGATGCAGGCTTCGCTGAAAACCGGCTCGCCCTTCATTGTCGTCAACGACTCCGGCGGCGCACGCATCCAGGAGGGGATCGAAAGCCTCTCCGGCTACGGGCAGGTGTTTTACAACAACGTCATGCTCTCGGGCGTGGTGCCGCAGATTTCGCTGATCTGCGGCCCGTGCGCGGGCGGCGCGGCCTACAGCCCGGCGCTGACGGACTTCATCATCCAGACCAGATCGGCCTGCATGTTCATCACTGGCCCCTCGGTCATCAAGGCGGTGACCGGCGAAGAGGTGACTGCCGAAGAGATCGGCGGCCCGGCGGCGCAGATGAACATCTCCGGCGTGGTGCACTTCGTGGCCGAGGACGACCGCGACGCGATGGCTATCTGCCGCCGACTGCTCTCCTTCCTGCCGTCGAACAACCTCGAAGACCCGCCGCAGTGGGACGCCGAGGAGATCATCCTGCCGGACAAGTACCTGAACACGATCATCCCGGTTGACTCGCGCCAGAGCTACGATGTGCGCGACGTCGTCGCACGGCTTGTGGATCGGGCGGACTTCATGGAGGTGCAGGAGCACTTCGCCCGGAACATCGTGATCGGCTTCGCCCGCATTCAGGGGCGCTCGGTGGGCATCGTGGCCAACCAGCCCGCGGTGATGGCGGGCGTACTCGACATCGACGCCTCCGACAAGGCGGCGCGGTTCATCCGCTTCTGCAACGCCTTCAACATTCCGCTCGTGACGCTCGTTGACGTGCCCGGCTTTCTGCCGGGCGTGGAGCAGGAGTATGGCGGCATCATCCGCCACGGCGCGAAAATGCTCTTCGCCTACTCGGCGGCCACCGTGCCGAAAATCACCGTGGTGATGCGCAAGGCGTATGGCGGCGCGTACCTGGCCATGTGCAGCAAGGATCTCGACGCCGACCGCGTGATTTCGTGGCCCACCGCCGAGATCGCGGTGATGGGCGCCGAAGGGGCGGTCGATGTGATTTTCCGCAACGAAATTCGCAAGGCGGACGATCCGAAGGCCAAACGGCAGGAGCTGATCGCGGAGTACAAGGAGTCGTTCTCCACCCCCTACGCCGCCGCTTCCGCCATGAAGGTCGATGACGTGATCGAACCCGCCGAAACGCGGCGCTATCTGGCCATGTCGCTCGACATTCTGCACTCGAAACGGGAGTTCAGGCCGCAGAAAAAGCACGGCCTGATTCCTCTCTGA